Proteins encoded together in one Catellatospora citrea window:
- a CDS encoding ABC transporter substrate-binding protein, with translation MSRQLTRRSMIAAGLGLATTPLLPAGRAAAADPPLRVGVLVARTGGLVDHGRQQLLGVQRRADALNGTAGHGGAHPAAQLELLLQDVGDTAASAREAVSRLLDRGVHALVGPPADWLDDAVTGTAQAACTPLVLPSTGPTPTSPYAFRSAPTDAQVHRALLAAMTAGGQRAAGVLRLDARDNPALREALAAEAAGQGARIGPTETVPLDGTGLADKVKALVAAAPEALLLDLPASVAAAAAAAAKTAGWTGPVLSTPDAAQAAFHQLAGEAAAGVRAVSPWLPVAAEAPEALPNWSSVRRFAAELGTSPAPSAGYAADAVTLLHQAFLGHRDKMAARDQLERACCVGVTGVFNMTADNHAGLAADALTVLTSRAGAWTTLPPAP, from the coding sequence ATGTCCCGTCAGCTGACCCGCAGGTCCATGATCGCCGCCGGGCTGGGACTCGCCACGACGCCCCTGCTGCCCGCGGGCCGGGCCGCCGCCGCCGATCCGCCGCTGCGCGTGGGCGTGCTCGTCGCGCGCACCGGCGGCCTCGTCGACCACGGCCGCCAGCAGCTGCTGGGCGTGCAGCGGCGGGCCGACGCGCTCAACGGCACGGCCGGGCACGGCGGCGCACACCCCGCCGCGCAGCTGGAACTGCTGCTCCAGGACGTCGGCGACACCGCGGCGTCCGCGCGTGAAGCCGTGTCCCGGCTGCTCGACCGGGGCGTGCACGCGCTCGTCGGGCCGCCCGCCGACTGGCTCGACGACGCCGTCACCGGCACCGCACAGGCCGCCTGCACCCCGCTCGTGCTCCCGTCCACCGGCCCGACCCCGACCTCGCCGTACGCGTTCCGCAGTGCGCCCACCGACGCGCAGGTGCACCGGGCGCTGCTGGCCGCGATGACGGCCGGCGGTCAGCGCGCCGCCGGAGTGCTGCGCCTCGACGCGCGCGACAACCCGGCCCTGCGCGAGGCGCTCGCCGCCGAGGCGGCCGGGCAGGGCGCGCGCATCGGGCCCACCGAGACGGTGCCGCTCGACGGCACGGGCCTGGCGGACAAGGTGAAGGCCCTGGTCGCCGCCGCTCCCGAGGCGCTGCTGCTGGACCTGCCGGCATCGGTCGCCGCCGCGGCCGCCGCCGCCGCGAAGACCGCCGGCTGGACCGGCCCGGTGCTGTCCACGCCGGACGCCGCACAGGCCGCGTTCCACCAGCTCGCGGGCGAGGCCGCAGCGGGCGTACGGGCCGTGAGCCCGTGGCTGCCGGTGGCCGCCGAGGCCCCGGAGGCGCTGCCGAACTGGTCGAGCGTGCGCCGGTTCGCCGCCGAGCTGGGCACTTCCCCTGCCCCGTCCGCCGGGTACGCCGCCGACGCGGTCACCCTGCTGCACCAGGCATTCCTCGGCCACCGCGACAAGATGGCCGCTCGCGACCAGCTCGAGCGCGCCTGCTGCGTCGGCGTCACGGGCGTGTTCAACATGACCGCCGACAACCATGCGGGCCTCGCCGCCGACGCCCTCACCGTGCTCACCTCCCGCGCCGGCGCCTGGACGACCCTGCCCCCGGCCCCGTGA
- a CDS encoding LLM class F420-dependent oxidoreductase: MDLGVHLVSFTFPGGTPAIGPTLAAAGRAAEDAGVANLSVMDHYLQMDGMDLGGPLQPMLEGYTTLGFLAANTSTVTLQLLVTGVTYRHPGLLAKIVTTLDVLSGGRAVLGIGAAWYDREHAAYGVPFPPLAERFERLEETLRIVRQMWSDDDGPFEGRHYQLAETVNSPQVLSAPHPPIMIGGGGEKKTLRLVAKYADACNLFAGPDSAPEQIAAKLDVLKRHCEREGTDYDRIRKTIAWSAPITPDAAGGADLAASLEPYAKLGVTQVHLMPYTAEPVAFLTGLGEHVVGRLKQL; this comes from the coding sequence ATGGATCTCGGAGTACACCTCGTCAGCTTCACGTTCCCCGGCGGGACGCCGGCGATCGGCCCGACCCTCGCGGCGGCCGGGCGGGCGGCCGAGGACGCCGGGGTGGCCAACCTGTCGGTGATGGACCACTACCTGCAGATGGACGGCATGGACCTGGGCGGCCCGTTGCAGCCGATGCTGGAGGGCTACACCACGCTGGGTTTCCTGGCCGCGAACACCAGCACCGTCACGCTCCAGCTGCTGGTCACCGGCGTGACCTACCGGCACCCGGGCCTGCTCGCGAAGATCGTGACCACGCTGGACGTGCTGTCCGGCGGCCGAGCCGTGCTCGGCATCGGCGCGGCCTGGTACGACCGCGAGCACGCCGCCTACGGGGTGCCGTTCCCGCCGCTCGCCGAGCGGTTCGAGCGGCTGGAGGAGACGCTGCGCATCGTGCGCCAGATGTGGAGCGACGACGACGGCCCCTTCGAAGGGCGGCACTATCAGCTGGCGGAGACGGTCAACTCGCCGCAGGTGCTGTCCGCCCCGCACCCGCCCATCATGATCGGCGGCGGGGGCGAGAAGAAGACGCTGCGCCTGGTCGCCAAGTACGCCGACGCCTGCAACCTGTTCGCCGGGCCGGACAGCGCCCCGGAGCAGATCGCGGCGAAGCTCGACGTGCTCAAGCGGCACTGCGAGCGCGAGGGCACCGACTACGACCGCATCCGCAAGACGATCGCCTGGTCGGCCCCGATCACCCCGGACGCGGCCGGCGGGGCGGACCTCGCCGCGTCACTGGAGCCGTACGCGAAGCTGGGCGTCACCCAGGTGCACCTGATGCCGTACACGGCCGAGCCGGTGGCCTTCCTGACCGGGCTCGGCGAGCACGTGGTGGGGCGGCTCAAGCAGCTGTGA
- a CDS encoding HAD family hydrolase codes for MIKAVVFDCDGVLVDSEIINNAVFAELVTRAGLPTTLAQSIERYMGRATVECVADVERELGRPVGFDLPAEYEREVLARQRDGLTAVDGVRELLELLRDAAVPVCVASSGTPQEIAFRLRVTGLAEYFGEHCYSAAMVARGKPEPDLFLLAADRIGVDPADCALIEDSPFGVRGGRAAGMTVLGYAALASADTLRAAGAAHVVTAMAQVPPLLGLTAA; via the coding sequence GTGATCAAAGCGGTGGTGTTCGACTGCGACGGCGTGCTGGTGGACTCGGAGATCATCAACAATGCCGTCTTCGCGGAGCTGGTCACCCGCGCCGGCCTGCCCACGACCCTCGCGCAGAGCATCGAGCGCTACATGGGCCGCGCCACGGTCGAGTGCGTCGCCGACGTCGAGCGCGAGCTGGGCCGCCCCGTCGGCTTCGACCTGCCCGCCGAGTACGAGCGTGAGGTGCTGGCCCGCCAGCGCGACGGGCTGACGGCCGTCGACGGCGTACGCGAGCTGCTCGAACTGCTGCGCGACGCGGCGGTGCCGGTGTGCGTGGCGTCCAGCGGGACCCCGCAGGAGATCGCGTTCCGGCTGCGGGTGACCGGGCTGGCCGAGTACTTCGGCGAGCACTGCTACAGCGCCGCGATGGTGGCCCGGGGCAAGCCCGAACCCGACCTGTTCCTGCTGGCCGCCGACCGCATCGGGGTGGACCCGGCGGACTGCGCGCTGATCGAGGACAGCCCGTTCGGGGTGCGCGGCGGCCGCGCCGCGGGCATGACCGTGCTCGGCTACGCCGCGCTGGCCTCGGCGGACACGCTGCGCGCCGCCGGGGCCGCGCACGTGGTCACCGCGATGGCGCAGGTCCCGCCGCTGCTCGGCCTCACAGCTGCTTGA
- a CDS encoding ATP-binding cassette domain-containing protein, whose amino-acid sequence MHLDDVWLRYRRGGPWVLQNVTARVEPGGIVVVLGRNGAGKSTLLQLVAGVLRPTRGRVIDRPAVVGWVPERFPADQPDTVSGYLRAMAAVRGLGPATAARAVDEWTQRLGLGGYRDVKLPELSKGTAQKVGLAQAMLAPPDLLILDEPWEGLDAATRDLVPGIVLEVVARGGSVLVSDHRGETVRLPGAATWTVADGTVTTAAADTGQRCVVEVAVDAADLADAVARLREQGHQVLRVREEVGS is encoded by the coding sequence GTGCATCTCGACGACGTGTGGCTGCGCTACCGCCGCGGCGGACCGTGGGTCCTGCAGAACGTCACGGCCCGGGTGGAACCCGGCGGCATCGTGGTGGTGCTGGGCCGCAACGGCGCCGGCAAGTCCACATTGCTCCAGCTCGTCGCCGGGGTGCTGCGCCCGACCCGGGGCCGGGTGATCGACCGGCCCGCCGTCGTCGGCTGGGTCCCGGAGCGCTTCCCCGCCGACCAGCCCGACACCGTCAGCGGCTACCTGCGCGCGATGGCGGCGGTGCGCGGGCTCGGCCCGGCCACCGCCGCGCGGGCCGTCGACGAGTGGACGCAGCGGCTCGGGCTCGGCGGCTACCGCGACGTCAAGCTGCCCGAACTGTCCAAGGGCACCGCCCAGAAGGTCGGCCTGGCCCAGGCCATGCTCGCCCCGCCGGACCTGCTGATCCTGGACGAGCCGTGGGAGGGCCTGGACGCGGCGACCCGCGACCTCGTCCCCGGGATCGTCCTGGAGGTCGTCGCCCGCGGCGGCTCGGTGCTGGTCAGCGACCATCGCGGGGAGACCGTGCGGCTACCCGGCGCGGCGACGTGGACCGTCGCCGACGGCACGGTGACCACGGCCGCCGCCGACACCGGGCAGCGCTGCGTGGTCGAGGTGGCGGTCGACGCCGCGGACCTGGCCGACGCCGTCGCCCGCCTGCGCGAGCAGGGCCACCAGGTGCTGCGGGTACGCGAGGAGGTGGGCTCGTGA